A genome region from Cucumis sativus cultivar 9930 chromosome 4, Cucumber_9930_V3, whole genome shotgun sequence includes the following:
- the LOC101203513 gene encoding uncharacterized protein LOC101203513 produces MKTQFRISVGFFLLLLICYCVRVDSKVEDSANNGLDSKTVNKGNDANKDPGPNKDLNSVSAGKEKKSEQQVSVSKEGVKNREDKIKKDPESETVSKEGADKVKKDDGLGEEGRNKGDKVKGKPVDNSVSKDGSKSSGKGESTVSSASKRNDGSSGEDCDSSNKCTDEAKKLVACLRVPGNDSPQLLLLIQNKGKGPLTAKISAPDFVHLEKSEVQLQERENKKVKVSIGDGGDGNTIVLTSGGGRCSLDFRDLVAHHNAKDSDNVPKSSWFSYLTKPHVIAILAFGVILTIAAVSVIISIRRKNFVSSNSKYQRLDMELPVSLGGKAVADNNDGWENSWDDNWDDETPHTPSLPVTPSLSSKGLASRRLNKDGWKD; encoded by the exons ATGAAGACCCAGTTTCGCATTTCGGTTGGATTCTTTTTACTGCTGCTAATTTGTTACTGCGTTCGTGTTGATTCTAAG GTGGAAGATAGTGCCAACAATGGTCTAGATTCGAAAACAGTGAATAAAGGAAATGATGCAAACAAAGACCCCGGGCCTAATAAGGATCTTAATTCTGTTTCGGCTGGTAAGGAAAAGAAGTCTGAACAACAAGTAAGCGTCTCAAAGGAGGGTGTTAAGAACCGTGAGGATAAAATTAAGAAGGATCCTGAAAGTGAAACAGTATCGAAAGAAGGTGCCGATAAAGTAAAGAAGGACGATGGTTTAGGAGAGGAAGGGAGGAATAAGGGAGACAAAGTAAAGGGGAAGCCGGTGGATAATTCAGTTTCAAAGGATGGGTCTAAGAGTAGTGGGAAGGGAGAAAGTACAGTATCTTCAGCCTCGAAAAGAAATGATGGCTCTTCCGGTGAGGATTGTGATTCATCAAATAAATGCACTGATGAGGCAAAGAAGTTGGTTGCTTGCTTGCGAGTTCCAGGAAATG ATTCTCCTCAACTTTTGTTGCTAATCCAGAACAAAGGAAAAGGTCCTCTTACTGCGAAAATTTCTGCCCCAGATTTTGTTCATCTGGAGAAGAGTGAAGTTCAACTtcaagagagagaaaataaaaag GTAAAAGTTTCAATCGGCGATGGAGGAGATGGGAATACTATCGTTCTGACTTCAGGTGGCGGCCGTTGTAGTCTTGATTTTAGGGATCTTGTTGCGCACCATAATGCCAAAGATTCTGATAATGTCCCCAAGTCCTCGTGGTTCAGCTACCTCACAAAACCACACGTTATCGCAATTTTAGCTTTTGGTGTAATTCTGACCATTGCAGCTGTTTCAGTGATCATCAGCATTCGTCGTAAGAATTTCGTAAGTAGCAATTCTAAATATCAAAGGCTGGACATGGAGCTCCCTGTTTCCCTTGGAGGCAAAGCCGTTGCTGACAATAACGATGGATGGGAAAACAGTTGGGATGACAATTGGGATGATGAGACACCACACACACCTTCCTTGCCCGTTACTCCAAGTCTTTCTTCGAAAGGCCTCGCCTCACGACGGTTGAATAAGGATGGCTGGAAAGATTAG
- the LOC101203271 gene encoding endoglucanase 6, translating to MANPISPIALFILLLAPSALAGHDYGQALTKSLLFFEAQRSGYLPHNQRVNWRANSGLQDGKASGVDLVGGYYDAGDNVKFGLPMAFTVTMMSWSIIEYGKQMATNGELSHALDAVKWGTDYFIKAHPEPYVLYGEVGDGNTDHYCWQRPEDMTTDRHAYKIDPSNPGSDLAGETAAAMAAASIVFRHYNPSYANELLSHARQLFEFADKYRGKYDSSITVAQKYYRSVSGYNDELLWAAAWLYEATNNQYYLNYLGENGDSMGGTGWSMTEFGWDVKYAGVQTLVAKFLLQGRAAHHAPVFERYKEKAENFLCSCMKKGTRNVQTTPAGLIFRQRWNNMQFVTSASFLATVYSDYLSSSGGNLKCAAGYVQPSELLRFAQSQVDYILGDNPRATSYMVGYGNNYPRQVHHRGSSIVSIKVNSAFVSCRGGYATWYTRKASDPNLLTGALVGGPDAYDNFADQRDNYEQTEPATYNNAPILGILARLSGGHSGYNQLLPVLLPPVNHPDPSAQSKTLPSPASSSTPITVEQKMTTSWTAKGNTYYRYSTKVTNKSPKTLKNLKLSISQLYGPLWGLEKSGESYVFPSWLNSLAAGESLEFVYIHTASQAKISVSSYTLS from the exons ATGGCAAATCCCATTTCCCCCATTGCTCTCTTTATCCTACTTCTAGCCCCCTCTGCCCTAGCCGGCCATGATTACGGCCAAGCTCTCACCAAGAGCCTTCTCTTCTTCGAAGCTCAGAGATCCGGCTACCTCCCCCACAACCAGCGCGTCAATTGGCGAGCCAATTCCGGCCTCCAAGACGGCAAGGCTAGCGGG GTGGATCTGGTCGGAGGATACTACGACGCCGGTGACAATGTGAAGTTCGGACTTCCGATGGCGTTCACGGTGACGATGATGAGTTGGAGTATTATTGAATATGGAAAACAAATGGCCACTAATGGCGAACTTAGCCATGCCCTAGACGCCGTCAAATGGGGCACCGATTACTTCATCAAAGCCCACCCTGAACCCTATGTTCTCTATGGAGAG GTGGGAGATGGGAACACGGACCATTACTGCTGGCAGCGGCCGGAGGACATGACGACGGACCGCCACGCTTACAAGATCGACCCAAGCAATCCCGGGTCGGATCTCGCCGGAGAAACCGCCGCCGCTATGGCCGCCGCCTCCATCGTCTTCCGCCACTACAACCCTTCCTATGCCAATGAGCTCCTTTCCCATGCTCGCCAG CTGTTTGAATTTGCGGATAAATACAGAGGAAAGTACGACAGCAGCATCACTGTGGCTCAGAAGTATTATCGATCCGTTAGTGGATACAAT GATGAGTTATTGTGGGCAGCAGCGTGGCTGTATGAGGCAACAAACAACCAATATTACTTGAATTACTTGGGAGAAAATGGTGACTCCATGGGAGGAACTGGTTGGAGTATGACTGAATTTGGTTGGGATGTCAAATATGCTGGTGTCCAAACCCTTGTTGCCAAG TTTTTATTGCAAGGAAGAGCGGCTCACCATGCGCCGGTGTTCGAGAGGTACAAGGAGAAGGCTGAAAATTTCTTATGTTCTTGCATGAAGAAAGGCACTCGCAATGTTCAGACCACACCGGCCGGTCTCATCTTCCGTCAGAGATGGAACAATATGCAGTTTGTTACCAGCGCTTCTTTCCTCGCCACCGTCTACTCAGACTACCTTTCTTCCTCTGGTGGAAACTTGAAGTGCGCCGCCGGTTATGTCCAGCCTTCCGAGCTTCTTCGCTTTGCACAATCCCAG GTGGATTACATTCTTGGGGACAATCCAAGAGCTACTAGTTACATGGTGGGATATGGAAACAATTACCCACGACAAGTCCATCACAGGGGATCTTCCATTGTTTCAATCAAGGTCAATTCCGCCTTTGTGAGCTGCAGGGGTGGCTATGCAACATGGTACACTAGAAAGGCAAGTGACCCAAACCTACTCACTGGTGCTCTTGTGGGTGGACCTGATGCCTATGACAACTTTGCTGATCAAAGGGACAATTATGAGCAGACTGAGCCTGCTACTTATAACAATGCCCCAATTCTTGGCATTTTAGCCAGGCTCAGTGGTGGACATAGTGGCTACAATCAGCTCCTTCCAG TGCTTCTTCCTCCAGTTAATCATCCAGACCCATCTGCACAATCCAAGACACTTCCATCTCCAG CATCGTCTTCTACCCCAATTACCGTAGAGCAAAAGATGACGACTTCCTGGACTGCTAAAGGAAATACCTACTATAGATACTCTACAAAAGTGACCAACAAGTCACCAAAAACTCTCAAAAACCTGAAACTTTCGATATCTCAACTTTATGGGCCTCTCTGGGGGCTGGAGAAATCTGGTGAATCATATGTCTTCCCATCTTGGCTTAACTCATTAGCTGCAGGAGAAAGCCTTGAATTTGTTTACATTCACACTGCTTCTCAAGCCAAAATCTCGGTTTCCAGCTACACTCTCTCCTAA
- the LOC101203036 gene encoding F-box/LRR-repeat protein 14 isoform X1: MENRLVELCINSACRSKDSVEKWRRQKRTLERLPSHLADALLRRLHARRLLYPSLLEVFKYTIEVVDLSGENAVDSEWMAYLGSFRYLQSLNVSNCHRLSSSGVWTISGMTTLRELNVSRCLKVTDAGIRHLLSIPTLEKLCIAETGITAHGVTLLSSLKTLVFLDLGGLPVTDQALSSLQVLTKLQYLDLWGSKISNSGSDVLQMFPKLSFLNIAWTSVTKFPNLPHLECLNMSNCIIDSTLKGLGAKVPPRKLIASGATFSNETEDLGFVAMDALYYLDFSNASLHRFCFLSRMKAVEHLDLSSTTIGDSSVELIASVGENLKYLNLSCTAVSSSGIGSLAGKVSNLETLSLSHTMVDDVALSYMNMMPSLKCIDLSETDIKGYIHLSAPETVKVFSLTELQNLDCLEMLNLEHTHVDDESLRPLSRFRKLSHLMLRSPSFTDTVLSYLSILPNLKTLSIRDAVLTNQAFDTFKPVATLQKIDLRGCWLLTEDGLSVFHRRFPQIDVRHELFHFSSNPTSTDQPSTHFIPKKIQLNQTSRSTGMPSYFVDQRLKYSKEELLALQFSSLPHGSTSVPEMGRKSDT; encoded by the exons ATGGAGAATCGTCTGGTTGAACTTTGCATCAATTCGGCATGTCGGAGCAAGGACAGTGTCGAGAAATGGCGGAGGCAGAAGCGGACCCTCGAGCGCTTGCCCTCTCATCTCGCCGATGCTCTCCTTCGCCGTTTACATGCTCGTCGTCTCCTCTATCCTTCTCTTCTCGA agttttcaaatataccaTAGAGGTGGTCGATCTAAGTGGTGAAAATGCTGTTGATTCAGAATGGATGGCCTACTTAGGATCATTTCGTTACTTGCAATCATTAAACGTTTCCAATTGCCACAGGCTTTCGAGTTCTGGTGTATGGACTATTTCGG GGATGACTACTTTAAGGGAATTGAACGTTTCTAGATGTTTGAAAGTTACTGATGCTGGAATTAGGCATCTTTTGTCCATACCAACATTGGAAAAGCTATGCATTGCCGAAACTGGCATCACTGCACATGGAGTTACACTTCTTTCTTCGCTAAAAACATTGGTGTTCTTGGACTTGGGTGGTCTACCTGTCACCGATCAGGCTCTGAGCTCTCTTCAG GTGCTCACAAAATTACAATACCTTGACCTTTGGGGTAGCAAAATTTCTAACAGTGGATCCGATGTTCTTCAAATGTTTCCAAAGTTGAGCTTCCTGAATATAGCTTGGACTAGTGTCACCAAATTCCCCAACTTGCCTCATCTAGAGTGCCTGAACATGAGCAACTGCATCATTGACTCTACACTTAAAGGGCTTGGTGCTAAAGTTCCTCCAAGAAAGCTTATTGCCTCTGGAGCTACGTTTTCTAATGAGACTGAAGATCTGGGATTTGTTGCAATGGATGCCCTATATTATCTGGACTTTTCGAATGCTTCTCTTCACAGATTCTGCTTCTTATCTCGTATGAAAGCAGTAGAACATTTAGACCTTAGCTCTACTACCATAGGAGACAGTTCGGTCGAATTAATTGCGTCAGTtggagaaaatttgaaatatctaaACCTCAGCTGCACAGCAGTCAGCTCTTCTGGAATTGGAAGTTTAGCTGGAAAAGTATCCAATCTGGAAACTTTGTCACTCTCTCATACTATGGTTGATGATGTTGCTCTATcatatatgaatatgatgCCTTCCTTGAAGTGTATTGACCTAAGTGAAACAGACATCAAAG GTTATATACACCTATCAGCTCCAGAGACTGTGAAAGTTTTCTCGTTGACAGAATTGCAAAACCTTGATTGTTTAGAAATGTTGAATCTGGAGCATACTCATGTTGATGATGAATCTCTACGTCCATTATCAAGATTTCGGAAACTGAGTCACTTGATGCTTAGAAGTCCCTCATTTACAGACACGGTCTTGAGCTACTTGTCAATTTTGCCCAATCTAAAAACTCTCAGCATTCGTGATGCAGTTTTGACCAACCAGGCATTTGATACATTTAAACCTGTGGCAACTTTACAAAAGATAGACTTGAGAGGTTGTTGGCTTTTAACTGAGGATGGTCTTTCTGTATTCCACAGAAGATTTCCACAAATTGATGTTAGACATGAACTTTTTCACTTCTCATCCAATCCAACTTCCACTGATCAACCTTCAACTCATTTTAttccaaagaaaatacaaCTGAACCAGACAAGCAGATCTACCGGCATGCCATCATATTTTGTAG ATCAAAGGTTGAAGTATAGCAAAGAAGAGCTACTTGCCCTACAATTTTCTTCTCTGCCCCACGGTTCCACATCTGTCCCTGAAATGGGTCGGAAATCTGATACCTGA
- the LOC101203036 gene encoding chaoptin isoform X2, which translates to MAYLGSFRYLQSLNVSNCHRLSSSGVWTISGMTTLRELNVSRCLKVTDAGIRHLLSIPTLEKLCIAETGITAHGVTLLSSLKTLVFLDLGGLPVTDQALSSLQVLTKLQYLDLWGSKISNSGSDVLQMFPKLSFLNIAWTSVTKFPNLPHLECLNMSNCIIDSTLKGLGAKVPPRKLIASGATFSNETEDLGFVAMDALYYLDFSNASLHRFCFLSRMKAVEHLDLSSTTIGDSSVELIASVGENLKYLNLSCTAVSSSGIGSLAGKVSNLETLSLSHTMVDDVALSYMNMMPSLKCIDLSETDIKGYIHLSAPETVKVFSLTELQNLDCLEMLNLEHTHVDDESLRPLSRFRKLSHLMLRSPSFTDTVLSYLSILPNLKTLSIRDAVLTNQAFDTFKPVATLQKIDLRGCWLLTEDGLSVFHRRFPQIDVRHELFHFSSNPTSTDQPSTHFIPKKIQLNQTSRSTGMPSYFVDQRLKYSKEELLALQFSSLPHGSTSVPEMGRKSDT; encoded by the exons ATGGCCTACTTAGGATCATTTCGTTACTTGCAATCATTAAACGTTTCCAATTGCCACAGGCTTTCGAGTTCTGGTGTATGGACTATTTCGG GGATGACTACTTTAAGGGAATTGAACGTTTCTAGATGTTTGAAAGTTACTGATGCTGGAATTAGGCATCTTTTGTCCATACCAACATTGGAAAAGCTATGCATTGCCGAAACTGGCATCACTGCACATGGAGTTACACTTCTTTCTTCGCTAAAAACATTGGTGTTCTTGGACTTGGGTGGTCTACCTGTCACCGATCAGGCTCTGAGCTCTCTTCAG GTGCTCACAAAATTACAATACCTTGACCTTTGGGGTAGCAAAATTTCTAACAGTGGATCCGATGTTCTTCAAATGTTTCCAAAGTTGAGCTTCCTGAATATAGCTTGGACTAGTGTCACCAAATTCCCCAACTTGCCTCATCTAGAGTGCCTGAACATGAGCAACTGCATCATTGACTCTACACTTAAAGGGCTTGGTGCTAAAGTTCCTCCAAGAAAGCTTATTGCCTCTGGAGCTACGTTTTCTAATGAGACTGAAGATCTGGGATTTGTTGCAATGGATGCCCTATATTATCTGGACTTTTCGAATGCTTCTCTTCACAGATTCTGCTTCTTATCTCGTATGAAAGCAGTAGAACATTTAGACCTTAGCTCTACTACCATAGGAGACAGTTCGGTCGAATTAATTGCGTCAGTtggagaaaatttgaaatatctaaACCTCAGCTGCACAGCAGTCAGCTCTTCTGGAATTGGAAGTTTAGCTGGAAAAGTATCCAATCTGGAAACTTTGTCACTCTCTCATACTATGGTTGATGATGTTGCTCTATcatatatgaatatgatgCCTTCCTTGAAGTGTATTGACCTAAGTGAAACAGACATCAAAG GTTATATACACCTATCAGCTCCAGAGACTGTGAAAGTTTTCTCGTTGACAGAATTGCAAAACCTTGATTGTTTAGAAATGTTGAATCTGGAGCATACTCATGTTGATGATGAATCTCTACGTCCATTATCAAGATTTCGGAAACTGAGTCACTTGATGCTTAGAAGTCCCTCATTTACAGACACGGTCTTGAGCTACTTGTCAATTTTGCCCAATCTAAAAACTCTCAGCATTCGTGATGCAGTTTTGACCAACCAGGCATTTGATACATTTAAACCTGTGGCAACTTTACAAAAGATAGACTTGAGAGGTTGTTGGCTTTTAACTGAGGATGGTCTTTCTGTATTCCACAGAAGATTTCCACAAATTGATGTTAGACATGAACTTTTTCACTTCTCATCCAATCCAACTTCCACTGATCAACCTTCAACTCATTTTAttccaaagaaaatacaaCTGAACCAGACAAGCAGATCTACCGGCATGCCATCATATTTTGTAG ATCAAAGGTTGAAGTATAGCAAAGAAGAGCTACTTGCCCTACAATTTTCTTCTCTGCCCCACGGTTCCACATCTGTCCCTGAAATGGGTCGGAAATCTGATACCTGA